The following proteins are encoded in a genomic region of Paenibacillus sp. FSL R7-0273:
- a CDS encoding response regulator translates to MDYRQTRAVKLCIIDDIKSVVEMIARKPQWEEHGIEVAGTALDGEEGLEMIRSRRPDIVLTDIRMPRMDGLEMTRAILQFAPACKIIILSAYSEFAYAQQAIRLGAMDFVKKPFAIDEIVNVVLKAKEQCLQERVEQERIQAMELRIKESLPVLRQEYLTFLMQHQTAEHSSHSRWEYLGIPLAQHDFAVFIAEIDDFAEKYYRQPVQEIELIRFSLQNILEETVAEWTKGVVFREAASRYVCILNTDDPGIAGQIAEACCANVSRYSRSTLSVGVGLCVPTIHGLADSYSQALSALAYHFYTDGNAVYSYANIVHKPQAVNSYSAAAEQDFLFALRSGNEDRSRLILQNIFGELLQLSPLPAPQYVESIGYELAFKICRVMLELFPHEKVQVLEQQVNRLKSRMHPQLHEIRLLLEELCAQSCRWIEEERSTESSRIIYQAKAYICANLHTSLTLEQVARQINLSQGYFSNLFKKVTGISFQHFVMHEKMERAKAMLIEGLQVQEIAMELGYEHRRYFSEVFKKYTDMTPSEFKIYYQGKA, encoded by the coding sequence ATGGACTACCGGCAGACCAGAGCAGTTAAATTATGCATTATCGACGATATCAAAAGCGTTGTGGAAATGATCGCCCGCAAGCCGCAGTGGGAGGAGCACGGGATCGAGGTGGCCGGGACAGCACTCGACGGCGAGGAGGGGCTGGAGATGATCCGCAGCCGGCGGCCGGATATTGTGCTTACGGACATCAGGATGCCGCGGATGGACGGGCTGGAGATGACCCGGGCGATCCTGCAGTTTGCCCCGGCCTGCAAAATTATCATCCTAAGCGCCTATTCAGAATTTGCTTATGCACAGCAGGCGATCCGGCTGGGGGCGATGGATTTTGTCAAAAAGCCCTTTGCAATCGATGAGATCGTGAACGTCGTGCTCAAGGCCAAGGAGCAGTGCCTGCAGGAGCGGGTGGAGCAGGAGCGGATCCAGGCGATGGAGCTCCGGATCAAGGAGAGCCTGCCGGTGCTGCGCCAGGAATATCTGACCTTTCTGATGCAGCATCAGACCGCAGAGCACAGCTCCCATTCACGCTGGGAGTATCTCGGCATCCCGCTTGCGCAGCATGATTTCGCGGTGTTTATCGCAGAGATCGATGATTTTGCTGAGAAGTACTACCGCCAGCCGGTGCAGGAAATCGAGCTGATCCGGTTCAGTCTGCAGAATATCCTGGAGGAGACCGTTGCCGAGTGGACGAAGGGCGTTGTATTCCGGGAGGCGGCGAGCCGCTATGTGTGCATCCTCAATACGGATGACCCGGGGATTGCCGGGCAGATTGCAGAAGCCTGCTGTGCCAATGTCAGCCGGTATTCCCGCAGCACCCTTTCGGTAGGGGTGGGACTCTGTGTCCCGACGATCCATGGGCTGGCGGATTCCTACAGCCAGGCGCTAAGCGCGCTGGCCTATCACTTTTATACGGACGGGAATGCGGTGTACAGCTATGCCAACATCGTCCATAAGCCGCAGGCGGTGAACAGCTACTCCGCCGCCGCCGAGCAGGATTTCCTGTTTGCGCTGCGTTCCGGCAATGAAGACAGGAGCCGGCTTATTTTGCAGAATATTTTTGGGGAGCTGCTGCAGCTGAGCCCGCTGCCTGCCCCGCAGTATGTGGAGAGCATCGGCTATGAGCTGGCGTTCAAAATCTGCCGGGTCATGCTGGAGCTGTTCCCGCATGAAAAGGTGCAGGTGCTCGAGCAGCAGGTAAACAGGCTGAAGAGCCGCATGCATCCGCAGCTGCATGAGATCCGCCTGCTGCTTGAGGAGCTGTGTGCGCAGAGCTGCCGCTGGATCGAGGAGGAGCGCTCTACCGAATCCAGCCGCATCATTTACCAGGCCAAAGCGTACATCTGTGCCAATCTGCATACCAGCCTGACGCTGGAGCAGGTAGCCAGGCAGATCAATCTCAGCCAGGGTTATTTCTCTAACCTGTTCAAGAAGGTGACGGGCATTTCCTTTCAGCATTTTGTAATGCACGAGAAGATGGAACGGGCCAAGGCGATGCTGATTGAAGGCCTGCAGGTGCAGGAGATCGCCATGGAGCTCGGGTATGAGCACCGGCGTTATTTCAGTGAGGTGTTCAAGAAATACACCGATATGACTCCTTCGGAGTTCAAAATCTATTATCAGGGCAAGGCCTGA
- a CDS encoding ABC transporter substrate-binding protein, with the protein MKKQLLLASLSTVLALGLAGCGGSDNTENAGGDQKPGAAGEKTKISYWTGDRHDADFVKEKVAEFNATNTDGIEVELVVKGDDFDTALDLSFQTADSPDVIRVKENTIGTFYKKEYLAPIDEFLSEELKTKFPEMKDLNTFDGKRYSLPNYGTTMRLVYNKDLFAKAGVTSPPTTLQELVDTAKKLTEAGKADGAYGFAQNFKSPPSALGRSARVIAEMSGFGGFGYDFRTARFDFSGFKPIIEAFKQIKDDGSMLPGVESLDIDPLRAQFAEGKIGMYLSFSSEPGVYSNQFPAKIDWAAAPAPTIDGNAKGASGFLGGQWLALSSKSEHKEAAWKFMEYMYSDQILTAYQENGYGISMVPSVSAVAKTPEVNGIEGFLPNQYDGVWPVYPTVAPEGMKSDDAFFKYMLNGGDLDAVIADLNKRYNAALDDAIKNDGLKAEPDAGFDPASLAGKFAK; encoded by the coding sequence ATGAAGAAACAACTGCTTCTGGCTTCGCTGAGTACAGTGCTGGCATTAGGGCTGGCAGGCTGCGGCGGCTCCGATAATACAGAGAATGCCGGGGGAGATCAGAAACCGGGGGCTGCAGGCGAAAAAACCAAAATCAGCTATTGGACAGGTGACCGGCATGATGCCGACTTTGTAAAAGAAAAGGTCGCAGAATTTAATGCGACGAATACGGACGGCATTGAGGTGGAGCTGGTCGTTAAGGGCGATGATTTCGATACCGCACTCGACCTGTCCTTCCAGACGGCCGACTCGCCGGATGTGATCCGGGTGAAGGAGAACACCATCGGAACCTTTTACAAAAAAGAATACCTGGCTCCAATCGACGAATTCCTGTCTGAAGAACTGAAGACAAAATTTCCGGAAATGAAGGATCTGAATACCTTCGACGGCAAGCGCTACAGCCTGCCGAACTATGGCACGACGATGCGTCTGGTGTACAACAAGGACCTGTTCGCCAAGGCGGGGGTCACCAGTCCGCCAACCACCCTGCAGGAGCTGGTCGATACCGCCAAAAAGCTGACAGAAGCCGGGAAGGCCGACGGCGCCTACGGCTTCGCCCAGAATTTCAAGAGCCCGCCCAGCGCACTCGGACGTTCGGCCCGGGTTATCGCGGAGATGAGCGGCTTCGGCGGCTTCGGTTATGATTTCCGGACGGCACGCTTTGACTTCAGCGGGTTTAAGCCGATCATTGAAGCCTTCAAGCAGATCAAGGATGACGGCAGCATGCTGCCGGGTGTCGAATCGCTGGATATCGATCCGCTGCGCGCACAATTCGCAGAAGGCAAGATCGGCATGTACTTGAGCTTCTCCTCTGAGCCGGGAGTATACAGCAATCAGTTCCCGGCCAAAATTGACTGGGCTGCGGCTCCAGCCCCGACCATTGACGGAAATGCCAAGGGAGCATCCGGTTTCCTGGGCGGCCAATGGCTGGCCCTGAGCTCCAAGTCGGAGCATAAGGAAGCAGCGTGGAAGTTCATGGAGTACATGTACAGTGATCAGATCCTGACCGCCTACCAGGAGAACGGATACGGCATCTCGATGGTGCCTTCGGTCAGTGCGGTTGCCAAGACCCCCGAAGTCAACGGCATTGAAGGCTTCCTGCCGAACCAGTATGACGGGGTATGGCCTGTCTATCCAACAGTTGCCCCTGAAGGCATGAAATCAGATGATGCATTCTTCAAATATATGCTGAACGGCGGCGACCTGGATGCTGTTATTGCCGATCTGAACAAGCGCTATAACGCGGCACTGGATGATGCAATCAAGAACGACGGCCTGAAGGCTGAGCCGGATGCCGGCTTTGATCCTGCCTCGCTTGCCGGAAAATTCGCCAAATAA